Proteins from a single region of Streptomyces sp. HUAS 15-9:
- a CDS encoding sulfate adenylyltransferase subunit 1: MSTTTTEELSATTLLRFATAGSVDDGKSTLVGRLLHDSKSVLADQLEAVEHASRSRGQDAPDLALLTDGLRAEREQGITIDVAYRYFATPRRRFILADTPGHVQYTRNMVTGASTAELTVILVDARNGVVEQTRRHAAIAALLRVPHVVLAVNKMDLVDYQEPVFAAIAEEFTAYATELGVPEVTAIPISALAGDNVVQASANMDWYGGPTVLEHLETVPVSHDLAHCHARLPVQYVIRPQTAEHPDYRGYAGQIAAGSFHVGEQVTILPSGRGTRISGIDLLGKPVDVAWTTQSVTVLLEDDIDVSRGDLIVPSKDAPPTTQDVEATVCHVADQPLTVGHRVLLKHGTRTVKAIVKDIPSRLTLDDLSLHPHPGQLVANDIGRVKIRTAEPLPLDSYADSRRTGSFILIDPSDGTTLTAGMVGESFAAPEPVKDEAEDDGWDF, translated from the coding sequence ATGAGCACGACGACGACCGAGGAACTCTCGGCCACCACCCTGCTGCGGTTCGCCACCGCGGGCTCCGTCGACGACGGCAAGTCCACCCTCGTGGGCCGGCTGCTGCACGACTCCAAGTCGGTCCTCGCCGACCAGCTGGAGGCCGTCGAGCACGCCTCCCGCTCGCGCGGCCAGGACGCCCCCGACCTGGCACTGCTCACCGACGGTCTGCGCGCCGAACGTGAGCAGGGCATCACCATCGACGTGGCCTACCGCTACTTCGCCACGCCCCGCCGCCGCTTCATCCTCGCCGACACCCCCGGCCATGTGCAGTACACCCGCAACATGGTCACCGGCGCCTCCACCGCCGAGCTGACGGTGATCCTGGTCGACGCCCGCAACGGCGTCGTCGAGCAGACCCGCCGGCACGCCGCCATCGCCGCCCTGCTCCGGGTCCCGCACGTGGTCCTCGCGGTCAACAAGATGGACCTCGTCGACTACCAGGAGCCGGTGTTCGCCGCGATCGCCGAGGAGTTCACGGCGTACGCGACCGAGCTCGGCGTCCCGGAGGTCACCGCGATCCCGATCTCGGCGCTCGCCGGTGACAACGTCGTGCAGGCGTCCGCGAACATGGACTGGTACGGCGGCCCGACGGTCCTCGAGCACCTGGAGACCGTCCCGGTCAGCCACGACCTGGCGCACTGCCACGCGCGGCTGCCCGTGCAGTACGTGATCCGGCCGCAGACCGCCGAGCACCCGGACTACCGGGGATACGCGGGCCAGATCGCCGCCGGCAGCTTCCACGTGGGCGAGCAGGTGACGATCCTGCCGTCCGGCCGGGGGACCCGGATCTCCGGTATCGACCTGCTGGGCAAGCCGGTCGACGTGGCCTGGACGACGCAGTCGGTGACCGTCCTGCTGGAGGACGACATCGACGTCTCGCGCGGCGATCTGATCGTGCCCAGCAAGGACGCCCCGCCGACCACGCAGGACGTGGAGGCGACGGTGTGCCACGTGGCCGACCAGCCGCTGACCGTCGGGCACCGGGTGCTGCTCAAGCACGGCACCCGCACGGTCAAGGCGATCGTCAAGGACATCCCGTCCCGGCTGACGCTCGACGACCTGTCGCTGCACCCGCACCCGGGACAGCTCGTCGCCAACGACATCGGCCGGGTGAAGATCCGTACCGCCGAGCCGCTGCCGCTCGACTCCTACGCCGACTCGCGCCGCACCGGCTCGTTCATCCTGATCGACCCGAGCGACGGCACCACGCTCACCGCGGGCATGGTCGGTGAGTCGTTCGCCGCTCCGGAGCCGGTCAAGGACGAGGCCGAAGACGACGGTTGGGACTTCTGA
- a CDS encoding aliphatic sulfonate ABC transporter substrate-binding protein yields the protein MPANRSTILRRGIAVVATLPLVTLAACGYGSESTADNAKEKVAAGSSKIDGLDSVRIGYFGNLTHGTALVARQQGYFQKQLGATKADYQIFNAGPSEIEALNSKSLDIGWIGPSPAINGYTKANGTNLRIIGGSASGGVKLVINPKKIKSLKDVKGRKIATPQLGNTQDVAFLNWVADQGWKVDANTGKGDVSVVRTDNKVTPDAYKSGAIDGAWVPEPTASKLVAAGGKVLLDEASLWPDKKFVITNIIVRQDFLKEHPKAVEAVLKASVEANKWINANSDEAKATANKRLEADSGKALPADVIDPAWKSIQFTDDPLASTLNTEAEHAVKAGLLEKPNLKGIYDLTLLNKVLKAEGASPVDDATLGAN from the coding sequence GTGCCTGCCAACCGCTCAACGATCCTTCGCCGCGGCATAGCCGTGGTAGCCACACTTCCGCTCGTCACGCTCGCCGCTTGCGGGTACGGGTCCGAGTCCACGGCCGACAACGCCAAGGAGAAGGTCGCCGCCGGGTCGTCGAAGATCGACGGCCTCGACTCCGTCAGAATCGGCTACTTCGGCAACCTGACGCACGGCACCGCGCTCGTTGCCCGTCAGCAGGGTTACTTCCAGAAGCAACTGGGCGCCACCAAGGCGGACTACCAGATTTTCAACGCCGGCCCATCGGAGATCGAGGCCCTCAACTCGAAGTCCCTCGACATCGGTTGGATCGGCCCGTCCCCGGCGATCAACGGCTACACCAAGGCGAACGGCACCAACCTGCGCATCATCGGCGGCTCGGCCTCCGGCGGCGTGAAGCTCGTCATCAACCCGAAGAAGATCAAGTCCCTGAAGGACGTCAAGGGCAGGAAGATCGCGACTCCGCAGCTCGGCAACACCCAGGACGTAGCGTTCCTCAACTGGGTCGCGGACCAGGGCTGGAAGGTCGACGCGAACACCGGCAAGGGCGATGTGTCGGTGGTACGCACCGACAACAAGGTCACCCCGGACGCCTACAAGTCCGGCGCCATCGACGGCGCCTGGGTGCCGGAGCCGACCGCGTCCAAGCTGGTCGCGGCAGGTGGCAAGGTACTGCTCGACGAGGCGTCGCTGTGGCCGGACAAGAAGTTCGTGATCACGAACATCATCGTGCGGCAGGACTTCCTCAAGGAGCACCCGAAGGCCGTCGAGGCCGTGCTGAAGGCTTCGGTCGAGGCCAACAAATGGATCAACGCCAACTCTGACGAGGCGAAGGCCACGGCGAACAAGCGGCTGGAGGCGGACTCGGGCAAGGCGCTGCCGGCGGACGTCATCGACCCGGCGTGGAAGTCCATCCAGTTCACCGACGACCCGCTGGCCTCCACCCTCAACACCGAGGCGGAGCACGCGGTCAAGGCCGGTCTGTTGGAGAAGCCGAACCTGAAGGGCATCTACGACCTCACACTCCTCAACAAGGTCCTCAAGGCCGAGGGCGCGAGCCCGGTCGACGACGCCACTCTCGGCGCGAACTGA
- the cysC gene encoding adenylyl-sulfate kinase: MTVPSTTLENDVTTGATVWLTGLPSAGKTTIAYELAGRLREEGHLVEVLDGDEIREFISAGLGFSREDRHTNVQRIGFLAELLARNGVKALVPVIAPYADSREAVRKRHHENGTTYLEVHVATPVEVCSVRDVKGLYAKQAAGELSGLTGVDDPYEAPGAPDLRIESQNQTVQESAASVHALLSERGLA, from the coding sequence ATGACCGTGCCTTCTACGACATTGGAGAACGACGTGACGACCGGAGCCACCGTCTGGCTCACGGGTCTGCCGAGCGCCGGCAAGACCACCATCGCGTACGAGCTGGCCGGCCGGCTGCGCGAGGAGGGCCACCTCGTCGAGGTGCTCGACGGCGACGAGATCCGCGAGTTCATCTCGGCGGGCCTCGGCTTCAGCCGCGAGGACCGGCACACCAACGTGCAGCGCATCGGCTTCCTCGCCGAACTGCTGGCCCGTAACGGCGTCAAGGCGCTCGTCCCGGTCATCGCGCCCTACGCCGACAGCCGCGAGGCGGTGCGCAAGCGCCACCACGAGAACGGCACGACGTACCTGGAGGTGCACGTGGCCACCCCGGTCGAGGTGTGCTCCGTACGCGATGTGAAGGGTCTGTACGCCAAGCAGGCCGCGGGCGAGCTGTCGGGGCTCACCGGGGTCGACGACCCGTACGAGGCGCCCGGGGCGCCCGATCTGCGGATCGAGTCGCAGAACCAGACCGTGCAGGAGTCCGCGGCGTCGGTGCACGCCCTGCTCAGCGAGAGGGGACTGGCATGA
- a CDS encoding sirohydrochlorin chelatase, which produces MYNKPVLLVIAHGSRDPRHAATVHALVRRVRSLRPDVRVETGFLDFNIPSVHGVLESLAAEGVRDVVVLPLLLTRAFHAKADIPAVLRDAPRRLRIRQAEVLGPSPLLLSALERRLHEAGLSPADKSSTGVVLASAGSSDPEAIAVIAAIAREWRHTGWCAVRPAFASASLPRTEDAVRELRALGCKQVAVAPYVLAPGFLPDRIARGAQGADVLASVLGPAPEVAALVLRRFHAAASDISLPRIA; this is translated from the coding sequence ATGTACAACAAGCCCGTCCTCCTCGTCATCGCCCACGGCAGCCGCGACCCGCGGCACGCCGCGACGGTGCACGCTCTCGTACGCCGGGTGCGCTCGCTGCGCCCGGACGTACGGGTGGAGACAGGCTTCCTGGACTTCAACATCCCATCCGTGCACGGGGTGCTGGAGTCCCTGGCGGCGGAGGGCGTGCGAGACGTCGTAGTCCTGCCGCTGCTGCTCACTCGTGCGTTCCACGCCAAGGCTGACATACCGGCAGTCCTGCGGGACGCGCCGCGCCGGCTGCGGATTCGGCAGGCAGAGGTGCTGGGCCCGTCCCCGCTGCTGCTGTCCGCGCTGGAACGGCGCTTGCACGAGGCGGGGTTGAGTCCCGCCGACAAGTCCTCGACCGGGGTCGTACTGGCCTCGGCGGGGTCCAGTGACCCGGAGGCGATCGCAGTGATCGCAGCAATCGCGCGGGAGTGGCGGCACACCGGTTGGTGCGCCGTGCGACCTGCGTTCGCCTCCGCGTCGCTGCCGCGTACCGAGGACGCGGTACGCGAACTCCGCGCCCTCGGCTGCAAGCAGGTCGCGGTCGCACCCTATGTACTGGCACCGGGGTTCCTGCCGGACCGTATCGCGCGTGGCGCGCAGGGTGCGGACGTCCTCGCGAGCGTGCTGGGCCCAGCGCCAGAGGTGGCCGCTCTGGTGCTGCGCCGATTCCACGCGGCGGCGTCGGACATTTCTTTGCCGCGAATCGCCTGA
- a CDS encoding ABC transporter ATP-binding protein, with protein MATTLAKAEEAVEYAARLEHVSKSFAGPGGQQLVLDDISLDVAPGEFVTLLGASGCGKSTLLNLAAGLDRPTVGSIATDGRPALMFQEHALFPWLTAGKNIELALKLTGFPKNERRDRAEELLELVRLKGAHGKRVHELSGGMRQRVALARALAQESNLLLMDEPFAALDAITRDVLHDELTRIWAETGVSVLFVTHNVREAVRLAQRVILLSSRPGRIAREWTVGIPQPRRIEDAPVAELSLEITDVLRGEIRRHGQH; from the coding sequence ATGGCAACGACCCTCGCCAAGGCCGAGGAGGCGGTGGAGTACGCCGCTCGCCTTGAGCATGTCTCGAAGTCCTTCGCAGGACCGGGCGGGCAGCAGCTCGTCCTGGACGACATCAGCCTCGATGTCGCGCCCGGCGAGTTCGTCACCCTCCTGGGGGCCTCGGGCTGCGGCAAGTCCACACTGCTGAACCTGGCGGCCGGACTGGACCGGCCGACCGTCGGCTCCATCGCGACGGACGGCCGCCCGGCTCTGATGTTCCAGGAGCACGCCCTCTTCCCTTGGCTGACCGCGGGCAAGAACATCGAACTCGCCCTCAAGCTCACGGGATTTCCGAAGAACGAGCGGCGCGACAGGGCCGAGGAGCTGCTTGAACTCGTCCGGCTGAAGGGCGCGCACGGCAAGCGTGTGCACGAGCTGTCAGGCGGTATGCGGCAGCGTGTGGCGCTGGCCCGCGCGCTCGCCCAGGAGAGCAACCTGCTGCTGATGGACGAGCCGTTCGCGGCCCTCGACGCCATTACCCGGGACGTGCTGCACGACGAGCTGACCCGTATCTGGGCCGAGACCGGCGTGTCCGTCCTCTTCGTCACACACAACGTGCGTGAGGCGGTACGGCTCGCTCAGCGTGTGATCCTGCTGTCGTCCCGTCCGGGGCGGATCGCGCGCGAGTGGACGGTCGGCATCCCGCAGCCGCGTCGTATCGAGGACGCGCCCGTGGCCGAGCTGTCCCTTGAGATCACCGATGTACTGCGTGGGGAGATCCGCCGTCATGGCCAGCACTGA
- the cysD gene encoding sulfate adenylyltransferase subunit CysD, translated as MTAIVATAEEGTGTPYALSHLDSLESEAVHIFREVAGEFERPVILFSGGKDSILMLHLALKAFAPAAVPFSLLHVDTGHNFPEVLEYRDRVVAAHGLRLHVASVQDYIDRGVLKERPDGTRNPLQTVPLTEKIQSERFDAVFGGGRRDEEKARAKERVFSLRDEFSQWDPRRQRPELWNLYNGRHAPGEHVRVFPLSNWTELDVWQYIAREGIELPEIYFAHEREVFQRAGMWLTAGEWGGPRENETVVKRQVRYRTVGDMSCTGAVDSDATTLDAVIAEIAASRLTERGATRADDKLSEAAMEDRKREGYF; from the coding sequence ATGACGGCGATCGTCGCGACGGCCGAGGAGGGCACGGGCACGCCGTACGCCCTCTCCCATCTGGACTCCCTGGAGTCCGAGGCGGTCCATATCTTCCGTGAGGTGGCGGGCGAGTTCGAGCGGCCGGTGATCCTGTTCTCCGGCGGCAAGGACTCCATCCTCATGCTGCATCTGGCACTGAAGGCGTTCGCCCCGGCGGCCGTGCCCTTCTCCCTGCTGCATGTGGACACCGGACACAACTTCCCCGAGGTGCTGGAGTACCGGGACCGTGTGGTCGCCGCACATGGACTGCGCCTCCATGTGGCCTCCGTACAGGACTACATCGACCGTGGTGTGCTCAAGGAACGCCCGGACGGGACCCGTAACCCCCTCCAGACCGTCCCGCTCACCGAGAAGATCCAGAGCGAGCGGTTCGACGCCGTCTTCGGCGGCGGACGCCGCGACGAGGAGAAGGCCCGCGCCAAGGAACGCGTGTTCTCCCTGCGGGACGAGTTCTCCCAGTGGGACCCGCGCCGCCAGCGCCCGGAGCTGTGGAACCTCTACAACGGGCGGCACGCCCCCGGCGAGCACGTCCGCGTCTTCCCGCTCAGCAACTGGACCGAGCTGGACGTGTGGCAGTACATCGCCCGCGAGGGCATCGAGCTGCCCGAGATCTACTTCGCGCACGAGCGCGAGGTGTTCCAGCGGGCCGGGATGTGGCTGACGGCGGGCGAGTGGGGCGGCCCGCGCGAGAACGAGACCGTCGTGAAGCGGCAGGTCCGCTACCGCACCGTCGGCGACATGTCCTGCACCGGCGCCGTGGACTCCGACGCCACGACGCTGGACGCCGTGATCGCCGAGATCGCCGCCTCCCGGCTCACCGAGCGCGGCGCCACCCGCGCCGACGACAAGCTCTCCGAGGCCGCGATGGAAGACCGCAAGCGCGAGGGGTACTTCTAA
- a CDS encoding phosphoadenylyl-sulfate reductase, producing MTTAQEERTAEELKALAERAGRELEDASALEILQWAVDTFGKRFCVTSSMEDAVVAHLASRAMKGDSFVDVVFLDTGYHFPETIGTRDAVEAVMDVNVITLTPRQTVAEQDAEFGPKLHDRDPDLCCKLRKVQPLEEGLKDYQAWATGLRRDESPTRANTPVVGWDEKRRKVKISPIARWTQEDVDAYVAEHGVLTNPLLMDGYTSVGCAPCTRRVLEGEDTRAGRWAGRAKTECGLHG from the coding sequence ATGACGACGGCTCAGGAAGAGCGCACGGCCGAGGAGTTGAAGGCGCTGGCCGAGCGGGCGGGGCGCGAGCTGGAGGACGCCTCCGCGCTGGAGATCCTCCAGTGGGCGGTGGACACCTTCGGCAAGCGCTTCTGCGTGACCTCCTCCATGGAGGACGCGGTGGTCGCGCATCTCGCCTCGCGCGCGATGAAGGGCGACAGCTTTGTCGACGTAGTCTTCCTCGACACCGGCTACCACTTCCCGGAGACCATCGGCACCCGTGACGCGGTCGAGGCCGTGATGGACGTCAACGTCATCACGCTCACGCCGCGACAGACGGTGGCCGAGCAGGACGCGGAGTTCGGCCCGAAGCTGCACGACCGCGACCCGGACCTGTGCTGCAAGCTGCGCAAGGTCCAGCCGCTGGAGGAGGGCCTGAAGGACTACCAGGCCTGGGCGACCGGCCTGCGTCGCGACGAGTCCCCGACCCGGGCGAACACCCCGGTCGTCGGCTGGGACGAGAAGCGCCGGAAGGTCAAGATCTCCCCCATCGCCCGCTGGACCCAGGAGGACGTGGACGCGTACGTCGCCGAACACGGCGTACTGACCAACCCCCTGCTGATGGACGGCTACACCTCCGTGGGCTGCGCCCCCTGCACCCGCCGCGTCCTGGAGGGCGAGGACACGCGGGCCGGGCGCTGGGCGGGCCGGGCCAAGACCGAGTGCGGACTGCACGGCTGA
- a CDS encoding ABC transporter permease, with protein sequence MASTETTPAQDAGSIEAGLDALETTAKSSTPFSQTFKNKILPPIIAVVVVLVAWSLLYPVVDNPSKLPSPADVGAEVKDQWLKGTLLDYIWGSVSRGLLGFLIALAIGTPLGLVVARVKFVRAAIGPILSGLQSLPSVAWVAPAVIWLGLNNSVMFTVILLGAVPSIANGLVSGVDQVPPLFLRAGRTLGATGLRGTWHIVMPAALPGYVAGLKQGWAFSWRSLMAAEIIAQSPDMGMGLGQLLEVGRTNSSMPTVFLAILLILFVGIAIDLLIFSPLERWVLRSRGLLVKS encoded by the coding sequence ATGGCCAGCACTGAGACGACGCCGGCCCAGGACGCCGGAAGCATCGAGGCGGGCCTCGACGCCCTGGAGACCACGGCGAAGAGCAGTACGCCCTTCAGTCAGACCTTCAAGAACAAGATCCTGCCGCCGATCATCGCCGTCGTCGTGGTGCTGGTGGCCTGGTCGCTCCTCTACCCGGTCGTCGACAACCCGTCCAAGCTGCCCTCCCCGGCCGATGTAGGGGCCGAGGTCAAGGACCAGTGGCTCAAGGGGACCTTGCTCGACTACATCTGGGGCAGCGTCTCCCGCGGCCTGCTCGGCTTCCTGATAGCGCTGGCCATCGGTACGCCGCTCGGCCTGGTGGTGGCCAGGGTGAAGTTCGTGCGCGCGGCGATCGGCCCGATCCTCTCCGGTCTGCAGTCGCTGCCCTCGGTGGCCTGGGTCGCGCCCGCGGTGATCTGGCTGGGACTGAACAACTCGGTGATGTTCACGGTGATCCTGCTCGGCGCCGTTCCCTCGATCGCCAACGGCCTGGTGTCGGGCGTCGACCAGGTGCCCCCGCTGTTCCTGCGCGCGGGCCGCACCCTGGGTGCGACCGGACTGCGCGGCACCTGGCACATCGTGATGCCGGCGGCGCTGCCCGGCTATGTGGCCGGTCTGAAGCAGGGGTGGGCGTTCTCCTGGCGTTCGCTGATGGCCGCCGAGATCATCGCCCAGTCGCCGGACATGGGCATGGGTCTGGGCCAGCTGCTGGAGGTGGGCCGTACGAACAGCAGCATGCCGACGGTCTTCCTCGCCATCCTGCTCATCCTGTTCGTTGGCATCGCCATCGACCTGTTGATCTTCAGCCCGCTGGAGCGGTGGGTGCTGCGCAGCCGCGGTCTGCTGGTGAAGAGCTGA